From the Kitasatospora atroaurantiaca genome, the window TCTGCTCCAGGCTGCCGAGGAGGGCGTAAGCGGCGGCGCTCTGGCAGAAGATGGCCAGGTTGAAGGGGTCCTGGGCCACCGCGCCGGTGACGTACCTGTCCCCGATCCGGGAGGCACGGTTCGGCCCCCAGAGCTGTTCGCCGCCTTTCAGCCAGAAGTGCTCGCCGTCCGTCAGAAACTCCGTCCGGCCGCGCTTGGCGATCTCCAGGCGCGCGGCGCACCGGCCGGACCGGTCCACCGAGACCGGGCCGAGGAGGCCCTGACCCATGATCAGGGCCCTGATCTCCGCCGTCACCGAGCCCGCGGCGTATCCGCCCTCGGCCGCCGCCCGCAGTATCCGCTCGCCGGACTGCGGCGCAGCGGGTTCCGGAGCATTCCGGGACGGGTCGGAAGCCCCGCAACCGCCGATGCTCAGCAGCACTGTCACGCCAGCGCCGTCGTGAACCGCCTCATTGCCACCCCCACCGACCGGCTGCCCGTCTCCCTGGACACGGGCAGTCGGGCATCGATCAGCTGGAGTTGAACGCGTTCAACTTAGCATCGGACCGCATCGCGATGATGCGGGGCCTCTGCTTGTTTCTGCCGCTGCGCCCCTGGGACGCCGACGTCCTGTCCTGCGATCAGGGCGCCGGCGCCGGACGTTGTTGCAGGTACATGCCGGCCGAAGCCGTGAGCAGCACCATGCACGCGATGAACGCCACCCCGGCGTCCTCCAACCCGAGCGGCCCGGTCAGGACTCCGACGCCGATCACCGGAATCGAGATGCCCGTGTAGGCCACCACGAACAGCGCGGAGATCGTCCCTGCCCGGTGCTCGGCCGGCGCCACCGCGGCCACCGCCCCGACCGCACCCCGCAGCGACAGCCCCTGGCCGGCCCCGCCGACCAGGGCGCTCAGCACCAGCAGCCACAACGTCTCGCGCAGCAGCGAGCCGCCCAGCAGCACCAGCCCCGCGATCAGCACCGCACAGCCCAGCGGCAGCGCCCGCCGGTCACCCAGGGAGCCCGCCGCCAACTGGCCGGCCGTCGACGCGAGGAACGCCGAGAAGACGATCAGCCCGATCACCGCCCGGTTGTGCACATCCAGGGTCTGGGTCAGGAACGCCGGCGACACCGCGGTGAACACCCCGAACAGTGCGAACCCGGCGAACGCCGCCACCGAGGCGGGCACGAACACCCCTCGTACCTCCGGCGGCAGACGCGGCGTCTGCGGCCGTGCCGCCGACAGCGGTTTCGCACTCGCGACCGTCTCCGGCAGTGCCAGCAGCACTCCCGCCGCGAGGGCCACCAGCACCAGGTGCACCACGAACGGAAGGACCAGCGGCTGCGCCGCGTACTGCGCCAGCACCCCGGACATCAGCGGTCCCAGGCCCAGTCCGCCCATGTTCGCGGCGGTCGCCGCGAACGCGGCTCGGCCCTCCCGGCCCGCCGGCGCCAGCTCCATCACGTACGCGGTGGCCGTGCCGGTGAACAGACCCGCGGACAGGCCCGACATCAACCGCCCCGCGTACAGCAGCGGCAGCCCGCCCTCCAGCAGGAAGCACAGTGCGCTCAGCGCCGCGAACCCCAGACCCGCCAGCAGCACCGGGCGGCGCCCGACCGTGTCCGAGACGTTGCCCGCGACCAGCAGCACCGCGATCACGGCGAACGCGTACACCGCGAAGACCACCGTCACGAGCAGCTCGGAGAAACCGAGCTGCTCCTGGTAGAGCCCGTAGAGCGGGGTGGGGAGGGTCGTCCCGGCCATGCAGACCGCGAACGCGCCGGCAGCGCCGAGGTACGCGGCGGAACGGACCGGGCGCCGGGCCTGACGAGCACGCATGGGCTCACGCTACGGGCCGTCGGCCGCCCAGTCGCCGAGGCGCGTCACCCATCCCGCCAGGATCGTCGCCGAGGCGGCCAGGGCTGCTAGCCGGCCGTTGGCCACCAGCCGTTTGACCGGCGCTCAGCTGCACCACACAGCCGGTTCAGCCGCACCGCCGGCCACCACGCGCAACCGGCCAACTGACGTGCAACGTCTCACCGACGTACGGCGGTGCGGCTACTGGCTGCTCCTGGCGAGCCGGGCATCCAGCCCGGTGAGCTTCTTGGTGAGGTCGTCGGCGCCGGTCCGGGCCTTAACCGCGGTCCGTGCGGCGGCCGCGGCCTGCTCGCGCGCGGTACGGGCGGCGGCTCGGGCGGCTTGCAGGTCGGCCTCGGCCGTCTCGAGGGCCGTGCGGGCACGGTTGGCGACAGCCTCGGCCTCGGCCGCGTCATGCTCGGCGGCCTCGGCCCGGTGCTCCAGCTCCTCGGCCTGGTCAGCGGCGCTCTGGGCCTGGTGCTCGGCATCGGCGGCATCGGCCCGCAGCTGCTCTGCTTCACGACGCAGCTTCTCCAGCCGAGCGGATGGCTCCGCCGCCCGGGCCCTCTTGCGATCGGGGGCGGGTCGGGCGGGTCGGGCGGGGACGGCGGCCGGGGCGCGGGGCCGGCCTGCCGAGGTGGCCGGGAGAGCGGGGGAGGAACCGGGGTGAAGGGCCGTGGTCAGCCTTCCAGCGGCGAGGTCTTGGGCGGCCTGCTCGTCGGCGAGGGCGGCCTGTAGCGTCTCGGCGAGCTCCTGCTCGGGCCCGTCGCCGATCCGGTGCCCGCCGGCCCGGGCGTCCTCACGCGCCTGCGCCACCAGCGCCGCGACGAGCCGGCGGCGCTGGGCGAGAAGCTCGCGCAGCTGCTCACCGGAGAGCTGCTCCTGGGCCTGGCGCAGGGAGCGGCCGAGGTCGGTGAACGTGGACATCTGCTCGGGGTGGCGGCGGGTGAGCTGGTTGGCCATCCAGGCGGCCGTGGTCGGTTTGCGCAGGGCGCGGATCTGCCGGGCGAGCGCGCGGTCCCCGGCTTTGACGGCTTGCCCGGCGGCGGCCTCGCGGGCCGCGGTGAACTCGTCTGGTGGCAGCGAGTAGAGGTGGTCGGCGACCTGGTCCGGGTCCATCACCTGCCTCCTCGTTCTGCCTGCATCTACGAGCCGTCGCCCGAGGCCGGGTGGCCGGGGTCGGGGACTTCGTCCAGGAGCTGGGCGCCGTTGTTGCGGACGCTGTTGACGGCGGTGGAGACCGCCCGGACCGTGAGGTCGCCCCCGGCGGGGGTGTGGAGGAGTTGGCGGAGCTCGCCGGGGTCGTGGTGTTCGGGGTCGAGCCAGGCCTCGAAGTCGTCCGGGTCGATGGCGAGGGGCATCCGGTCGTGGACCCGTCCGGCGGCGTCGGTCGCCTGCGTGGTGATGATTGTGGTGGTGGTCAGCCAGGCGAGCGGGTCGTCCTCCGGCCGGGTGTGGTCGCGCCAGAACTCGTAGAGGCCGGCCATGACGAGGAGGTCGCCCTGCGACG encodes:
- a CDS encoding MFS transporter, which translates into the protein MRARQARRPVRSAAYLGAAGAFAVCMAGTTLPTPLYGLYQEQLGFSELLVTVVFAVYAFAVIAVLLVAGNVSDTVGRRPVLLAGLGFAALSALCFLLEGGLPLLYAGRLMSGLSAGLFTGTATAYVMELAPAGREGRAAFAATAANMGGLGLGPLMSGVLAQYAAQPLVLPFVVHLVLVALAAGVLLALPETVASAKPLSAARPQTPRLPPEVRGVFVPASVAAFAGFALFGVFTAVSPAFLTQTLDVHNRAVIGLIVFSAFLASTAGQLAAGSLGDRRALPLGCAVLIAGLVLLGGSLLRETLWLLVLSALVGGAGQGLSLRGAVGAVAAVAPAEHRAGTISALFVVAYTGISIPVIGVGVLTGPLGLEDAGVAFIACMVLLTASAGMYLQQRPAPAP